The proteins below come from a single Mycobacterium parmense genomic window:
- a CDS encoding TetR/AcrR family transcriptional regulator, with protein MPKVTPEYRAQRRAHIMAAARRCFIRNGFHAASMHDLVAEAGMSSGAVYRYFPSKDAVIEAIAADNLEQVVAVIGRSIDDGASPQAAIAAAIDFVTLRHGEDGFAAIALLVWSEALRNPTLAAHLRNAIATAFAKLSAGAHRQDDGRLDPTALADLLLCVLPGYLMRLALGGPNAVENIPNAIERVLEVPARSTEPA; from the coding sequence ATGCCGAAAGTCACGCCCGAATACCGCGCGCAACGGCGCGCGCACATCATGGCGGCCGCGCGGCGCTGCTTCATCCGCAACGGATTTCACGCCGCCTCGATGCACGACCTGGTCGCGGAGGCGGGAATGTCCTCCGGCGCGGTGTATCGCTACTTCCCCAGCAAGGACGCGGTCATCGAGGCGATCGCCGCCGACAACCTCGAGCAGGTCGTCGCCGTCATCGGCAGGTCCATCGACGACGGCGCGAGCCCGCAGGCAGCCATTGCGGCCGCGATCGACTTCGTCACCCTGCGCCATGGCGAGGACGGATTCGCCGCGATCGCCCTGCTGGTCTGGTCGGAAGCCCTGCGCAACCCGACGCTGGCCGCGCACCTGCGCAACGCCATCGCCACCGCCTTCGCCAAGCTGAGCGCCGGCGCGCACCGCCAAGACGACGGCCGGCTCGACCCGACCGCCCTGGCCGACCTGTTGTTGTGCGTGCTGCCCGGCTATCTCATGCGGTTGGCCCTCGGCGGCCCCAACGCCGTCGAGAACATACCCAACGCCATCGAGAGGGTGCTCGAGGTACCCGCGCGATCGACCGAACCAGCGTAA
- a CDS encoding carboxymuconolactone decarboxylase family protein translates to MTETTDFGTFGRFVETPVDQMNPDMKRAYEFTRGLRGLVPGPHKIWLANPTLSTTIVPTGAYFQQHSTLTKAEIEITTVLVTAQWRSAYATYEHEIIAERDGHLDPRRVEALIAGLPVSFDDPREQVVYELASALVTARVVPTGLYRRARDLLGDAGIVDVAVLLGWFTMVCMTLGAFDVPANAEGLDQ, encoded by the coding sequence ATGACCGAAACCACCGACTTCGGCACCTTCGGCCGGTTCGTGGAAACGCCGGTCGACCAGATGAACCCCGACATGAAGCGGGCCTACGAGTTCACCCGCGGGTTGCGGGGGCTGGTGCCCGGCCCGCACAAGATCTGGCTGGCCAACCCGACCCTGTCGACCACCATCGTGCCGACCGGTGCCTATTTCCAGCAACACTCCACCCTGACCAAGGCCGAGATCGAAATCACCACCGTCCTGGTCACCGCGCAATGGCGCAGCGCGTATGCCACTTACGAGCACGAAATCATCGCCGAGCGCGACGGCCACCTCGACCCGCGGCGGGTCGAAGCGCTGATCGCGGGTTTGCCGGTGTCGTTCGACGACCCGCGAGAGCAGGTGGTCTACGAGTTGGCGTCCGCGTTGGTCACCGCGCGGGTGGTGCCGACGGGCCTCTACCGGCGCGCCCGGGACCTGCTGGGCGATGCGGGCATCGTCGACGTTGCGGTGCTGCTGGGCTGGTTCACCATGGTGTGCATGACGCTGGGCGCCTTCGACGTGCCCGCCAACGCCGAGGGGCTGGACCAGTGA